The Pseudoxanthomonas sp. genome segment ACCGCTATCTGGAGATCGAACAGCTCCGGCTGGGGGACCGCCTTCGCCTTCGCTGGGAGGTGCCGGAGGCGTTGCCGCCGCTTTCGATCCCCACCTTGTCCGTCCAGCCGCTGGCCGAGAACGCGATCCGCCATGGGATCGAACCGTCCACCTCAGGCGGCGAGGTCAGCGTGCGGGTGGAGACGGTGGACGGACACCTGCAGATCTCCGTCGCCAACACGCTGCCGCCGGCGACGGCCCGTGTTGCGTCGGGGCACCAGGTCGGCCTGAGCTCGGTCCGCGCCCGCCTCCATGCGGCCACCCGGGGACGCGGACGCGTGGACACCCGGATAAGCGACGGCAACTACGTCGCCGTGATCCGCCTGCCCCTGGACGCCGGCGACTAGTCCCGCCTCAGGTCGCCACGCGATAACAGGGCTTGTATTCGCCGGCGATCTTCATGCGCCGCTGCTCCACGAACGCGCGCAGCAGCGCGTCCAGCGCCTGCATCATCGCCGCGTCGCCATGGATCTCGAACGGACCGAATTCCTCGATCCGGCGCATGCCGTCTTCCTTCACGTTGCCCGCCACGATGCCGGAGAACGCTCGCCGCAGGTCCGCCGCTAGGTCGTGCACGGCCCGGCCGGGACGCAGCTGCAGCGCCGCCATCGCCTCGTGCGAGGGAATGAAGGGCTGCTGGTAATCCTCGGGAATCTGGATGGCCCAGTTGAAGAAGAACGAGTCCTTGTGCTCGATGCGGTACTCGCGCACCTTGCGGATGCCGGCCACCATCTTCTTCGCCACCGCCACCGGGTCGCCGACGATGATCTCGTAGCGTTCGGCGGCGGCATCGCCCAGCGTCACGCGGATGAAGCGGTCGATCTGCTCGAAGTACGGCGCGGCGATGGTGGGGCCGGTGAGGATCAGCGGGAACGGCAGGTGCGCGTTGTCCGGATGCAGCAGGATGCCGAGCAGGTAGAGGATCTCTTCCGCCGTCCCCACGCCGCCCGGGAACACGATGATGCCGTGGCCGATGCGGACGAAGGCCTCCAGGCGCTTCTCGATATCCGGCATGATCACTAGGTGGTTGACGATCGGATTGGGCGATTCGGCGGCGATGATGCCCGGCTCGGTCACGCCGATGTAACGCGTCCTGGCGCGACGCTGCTTGGCGTGCGCGATGGTCGCGCCCTTCATCGGACCCTTCATCGCGCCCGGGCCGCATCCGGTGCAGATGTCCAACCCGCGCAGGCCCAGCTCGTAGCCCACCTGC includes the following:
- the ppnN gene encoding nucleotide 5'-monophosphate nucleosidase PpnN codes for the protein MPMSETASRALPVQDARIYPRGGLDVLSRAEVARLRDASSGGMHELLRRCALAVLTSGSASDDPRAARDLYPDFDIQVLQQDRGVRIDLINAPAMAFVDGEIIRGIAELLFAVVRDLAYTAIELGPEYAADLESSAGITNAVFGLLRNARILKPSDPNLVVCWGGHSISRDEYLYTKQVGYELGLRGLDICTGCGPGAMKGPMKGATIAHAKQRRARTRYIGVTEPGIIAAESPNPIVNHLVIMPDIEKRLEAFVRIGHGIIVFPGGVGTAEEILYLLGILLHPDNAHLPFPLILTGPTIAAPYFEQIDRFIRVTLGDAAAERYEIIVGDPVAVAKKMVAGIRKVREYRIEHKDSFFFNWAIQIPEDYQQPFIPSHEAMAALQLRPGRAVHDLAADLRRAFSGIVAGNVKEDGMRRIEEFGPFEIHGDAAMMQALDALLRAFVEQRRMKIAGEYKPCYRVAT